A region from the Gossypium hirsutum isolate 1008001.06 chromosome A08, Gossypium_hirsutum_v2.1, whole genome shotgun sequence genome encodes:
- the LOC107919855 gene encoding casein kinase II subunit beta-1 isoform X1 yields MYRGERAVGGSKGEVGAVDRKRINEALDKQLERSSPSTSRVINGKDKSARYLFPGKHPPDHHRDSRSVSLPKPNAEDESETDSEESDVSGSDGDDTSWISWFCNLRGNEFFCEVDDDYIQDDFNLCGLSSQVPYYDYALDLILDVESSHGDMFTEEQNELVESAAEMLYGLIHARYILTSKGMAAMLDKYKNYDFGRCPRVYCCGQPCLPAGQSDTPRSSTVKIYCPRCEDIYYPRSKYQGNIDGAYFGTTFPHLFLMTYGHLKPQKASQSYVPRVFGFKIHKP; encoded by the exons ATGTACAGAGGGGAAAGAGCGGTTGGTGGGTCCAAGGGAGAGGTGGGGGCTGTGGATCGAAAGCGGATCAACGAGGCGCTTGATAAGCAGCTCGAACGATCCTCGCCCTCCACTTCCAGAGTGATCAACGGCAAGGATAAGTCTGCACGTTACCTCTTCCCCGGAAAGCATCCACCTGATCATCATCGCGACTCTCGCTCCGTTTCTCTACCCAAACCCAACGCTGAAG ATGAATCTGAAACAGACAGCGAAGAGTCAGATGTTAGTGGTTCTGATGGAGATGACACGTCTTGGATTTCATGGTTTTGCAACCTACGTGGAAATGAATTCTTTTGTGAAGTTGATGATGACTACATCCAAGATGATTTTAACCTTTGTGGGCTAAGCAGCCAAGTTCCTTATTATGATTATGCGCTTGATTTGATTTTGGACGTTGAATCTTCCCATG GAGATATGTTTACAGAGGAGCAAAATGAATTAGTTGAATCTGCAGCGGAGATGCTTTACGGTCTGATTCATGCCAGATACATATTGACAAGCAAAGGAATGGCTGCTATG CTAGATAAGTACAAGAACTATGATTTTGGAAGATGCCCCAGGGTTTATTGCTGTGGACAACCTTGTCTTCCAGCTGGTCAATCAGATACCCCTCGGTCAAGCACCGTAAAAATATACTGCCCTAGATGTGAAGATATCTACTACCCTCGGTCCAAGTATCAAGGCA ACATTGACGGAGCCTATTTTGGGACCACATTTCCACACCTGTTCCTGATGACATACGGGCACCTGAAGCCACAGAAGGCATCTCAAAGCTACGTTCCAAGAGTATTTGGGTTCAAGATCCATAAGCCATAG
- the LOC107919854 gene encoding coiled-coil domain-containing protein 97, translating into MERKVSEEAMESITERLSALDNLYFPRALQSSASDPSNRKSILHDLLSRDVPVFLERYGSQLTCDELHEFDALNDDYEVNWHLKHLRSKMSPTLEELKLRSVTVKNRRRAYLTKLVCDGHYFSEDAMREREPYLHHEYLGRFQDLSGRSMARRGERWSETLMRRCEEARLVAKIREQQQRLGVAQKDWVGNEIHPQQQQEEEEEEEEEEEEEEDEDEMKMENGGNHGKDMLLDHLGDDIVAASATMEQHEEAPSAEEMQERMDQFTYIMQQKFLSGEDYEYLDYSKIDDDETLDDHWLREANHDAEEKYFAED; encoded by the exons ATGGAAAGAAAAGTTAGCGAAGAAGCGATGGAGAGCATCACGGAGAGGCTGTCGGCTCTCGATAATCTCTATTTCCCACGCGCCCTTCAATCTTCGGCCTCCGATCCCTCCAATCGCAAATCCATCCTCCACGACCTCCTTTCCCGCGACGTCCCTGTCTTCTTAG AAAGATATGGGTCTCAGCTTACTTGTGATGAGCTCCATGAATTTGATGCACTTAACGATGATTATGAGGTTAATTGGCACTTAAAGCATCTTAGAAGCAAGATGAGCCCGACTTTAGAAGAATTGAAATTGAGGTCCGTGACTGTCAAGAATCGGAGGCGGGCTTACTTGACTAAATTGGTGTGTGATGGGCATTACTTTTCGGAGGATGCGATGAGGGAAAGGGAGCCTTATTTGCATCATGAATATTTAGGGAGGTTTCAGGATTTAAGTGGGAGGAGCATGGCCAGGCGTGGGGAACGCTGGTCTGAGACTTTGATGAGGAGGTGTGAGGAAGCTAGGTTGGTTGCTAAGATTAGGGAGCAGCAGCAGAGGCTTGGTGTCGCTCAAAAAGATTGGGTTGGTAATGAGATCCATCCTCAACAACAAcaagaagaggaggaggaggaggaggaggaggaagaggaggaggaagatgaggatgaaatgaaaatggaaaatggagGCAACCATGGAAAGGAT ATGCTTTTGGACCATCTTGGAGATGACATTGTTGCTGCTTCTGCAACTATGGAGCAACACGAAGAAGCACCTTCTGCAGAAGAAATGCAAGAAAGGATGGATCAATTCACCTACATCATGCAGCAGAAGTTTCTCTCTGGTGAAGATTATGAGTATTTAGATTACTCTAAAATAGATGACGATGAGACCTTGGATGATCACTGGCTTAGGGAAGCTAACCATGATGCAGAGGAGAAGTATTTTGCTGAAGATTAA
- the LOC107919855 gene encoding casein kinase II subunit beta-1 isoform X2, with amino-acid sequence MYRGERAVGGSKGEVGAVDRKRINEALDKQLERSSPSTSRVINGKDKSARYLFPGKHPPDHHRDSRSVSLPKPNAEDESETDSEESDVSGSDGDDTSWISWFCNLRGNEFFCEVDDDYIQDDFNLCGLSSQVPYYDYALDLILDVESSHEEQNELVESAAEMLYGLIHARYILTSKGMAAMLDKYKNYDFGRCPRVYCCGQPCLPAGQSDTPRSSTVKIYCPRCEDIYYPRSKYQGNIDGAYFGTTFPHLFLMTYGHLKPQKASQSYVPRVFGFKIHKP; translated from the exons ATGTACAGAGGGGAAAGAGCGGTTGGTGGGTCCAAGGGAGAGGTGGGGGCTGTGGATCGAAAGCGGATCAACGAGGCGCTTGATAAGCAGCTCGAACGATCCTCGCCCTCCACTTCCAGAGTGATCAACGGCAAGGATAAGTCTGCACGTTACCTCTTCCCCGGAAAGCATCCACCTGATCATCATCGCGACTCTCGCTCCGTTTCTCTACCCAAACCCAACGCTGAAG ATGAATCTGAAACAGACAGCGAAGAGTCAGATGTTAGTGGTTCTGATGGAGATGACACGTCTTGGATTTCATGGTTTTGCAACCTACGTGGAAATGAATTCTTTTGTGAAGTTGATGATGACTACATCCAAGATGATTTTAACCTTTGTGGGCTAAGCAGCCAAGTTCCTTATTATGATTATGCGCTTGATTTGATTTTGGACGTTGAATCTTCCCATG AGGAGCAAAATGAATTAGTTGAATCTGCAGCGGAGATGCTTTACGGTCTGATTCATGCCAGATACATATTGACAAGCAAAGGAATGGCTGCTATG CTAGATAAGTACAAGAACTATGATTTTGGAAGATGCCCCAGGGTTTATTGCTGTGGACAACCTTGTCTTCCAGCTGGTCAATCAGATACCCCTCGGTCAAGCACCGTAAAAATATACTGCCCTAGATGTGAAGATATCTACTACCCTCGGTCCAAGTATCAAGGCA ACATTGACGGAGCCTATTTTGGGACCACATTTCCACACCTGTTCCTGATGACATACGGGCACCTGAAGCCACAGAAGGCATCTCAAAGCTACGTTCCAAGAGTATTTGGGTTCAAGATCCATAAGCCATAG
- the LOC107919853 gene encoding NAD-capped RNA hydrolase DXO1 — protein MDFSEQDVDLFGDDHNNDNRDDSRESSSSHSSSSSSSASSSSSASSSSNGSDGGDSSSASGSASSGGEEENGEEVSNVNTHNYDYNDNIERSIFGYEEEEEEKDLFGSVNPVQMVTNLLSHYSFAVLPVIRNTNNPGRGGFGRGRWHNDRGAGILGRPGYPPRQGYGYGNKFANGHRDERFVSELKFSKSEETLSRKCIAFQEPCELACYSRVEGGDVYFDDRSLRLFKRLITEEIGADLNQGFDTFIEKKELGSEGFGDLLGCIRDKNIPLQNIHFVTFRNNLNKILATAYIRNEPWEMGVHKRNGVVYLDVHKLPERPRSELDRRRCYWGYCFESLATEDPRREDGEGIHHVDANVEYCSVIKTKLGAHRILMGAEMDCCDSPDEGRRFYVELKTSRELDYHTEERYEREKLLKFWIQSFLAGVPYIVIGFRDDAGRLVRTERLRTKDITHRVKMKNYWQGGVCLAFADEVLCWLYGTVKENEDYILQFAPPFNRLELLQAQSCPDAITNHVEQS, from the exons ATGGATTTCTCAGAGCAAGATGTGGACCTCTTTGGAGATGACCATAACAACGACAATCGCGATGATTCCCGTGAATCCTCTTCATCTcattcatcttcatcatcatcctCCGCTTCATCGTCGTCGTCGGCTTCTTCTTCGTCCAACGGAAGCGACGGCGGAGATAGCAGCAGTGCCAGTGGAAGCGCTAGCAGCGGAGGAGAAGAGGAAAATGGAGAAGAAGTGAGCAATGTTAATACCCAtaattatgattataatgacaATATTGAAAGGAGTATTTTTGGGTatgaagaggaagaagaggagAAAGATCTCTTTGGGTCTGTAAA TCCCGTTCAAATGGTGACTAATCTTCTTTCTCACTATTCTTTTGCAGTATTGCCTGTTATTCGTAATACTAATAACCCAGGTAGAGGAGGTTTTGGACGGGGTCGCTGGCACAATGATAGAGGAGCTGGTATCCTTGGCCGTCCTGGTTATCCACCTAGGCAAGGTTATGGGTATGGAAACAAATTTGCTAATGGACATCGTGATGAGCGTTTCGTTTCTGAGCTGAAATTTTCTAAGAGTGAAGAGACGTTATCTAGAAAATGCATTGCTTTTCAGGAA CCATGTGAACTTGCTTGTTATAGCCGTGTAGAAGGTGGAGATGTCTACTTTGATGACCGCAGCTTG AGGCTTTTTAAGCGTCTTATTACTGAAGAGATTGGAGCTGATCTCAATCAAGGTTTTGATACCTTTATTGAGAAAAAAG AATTAGGTTCTGAGGGTTTTGGTGACCTTCTTGGTTGCATAAGAGACAAAAATATCCCTcttcaaaacattcattttgtG ACTTTTCGCAACAATCTTAATAAG ATACTGGCTACTGCTTATATTAGAAATGAGCCTTGGGAAATGGGAGTGCACAAGCGGAATGGTGTTGTCTATCTTGACGTGCATAAACTGCCTGAGAGACCACGAAGTGAGTTGGATCGTCGAAG atgTTATTGGGGGTATTGTTTTGAGAGCCTTGCCACTGAAGATCCAAGAAGAGAAGATGGTGAAGGGATACATCATGTTGATGCCAATGTTGAATACTGTTCGGTGATTAAAACCAAATTAGGGGCTCATCGTATTCTGATGGGTGCTGAAATGGATTGCTGTGATTCACCAGATGAGGGAAGAAGATTTTATGTGGAGTTGAAAACAAGTCGTGAG TTGGATTATCATACAGAGGAAAGGTATGAAAGAGAGAAACTGCTGAAGTTTTGG ATTCAATCATTCCTGGCAGGTGTTCCTTATATTGTTATTGGATTTAG GGATGATGCAGGGCGACTTGTACGCACTGAGAGACTAAGAACCAAAGACATCACCCATCGAGTCAAAATGAAGAATTACTGGCAG GGAGGAGTCTGCCTGGCATTTGCTGATGAGGTACTGTGCTGGCTTTACGGAACAGTCAAAGAGA ATGAGGACTACATACTACAATTCGCACCACCATTCAACCGATTGGAGCTTCTACAAGCACAATCTTGCCCTGATGCGATTACTAATCACGTTGAACAATCATAG